The genomic interval TGGTAGCGGTCGACCGACACCGGGAAGTACGGCTCGAGCGACGACGGCAAGCGTCCGTGCCGCGCCGTGAGCTCGGTGAGCAGCACGTGGTGCAGCGAGTCCGACCACGCCGGGAAGGGCTCGACGTGCGCGACCCACACGCGCGTCCCGAGCGTCACGAGGACGACGCCGAGCGCGAGCCACTCGAGGCCGGCGAACCGAACCGTCGCGAGCGCCTCGCGACGCAGCGCCGCCGAGGCGATCAGGCCGAGCGCGAGGAGCAGCACGACGAGCGCGCCACGCCCGAGCGCGACGCCGGGTGCGATCACGCGCAGCAGGAAGAACAGGATTGGCCAGAACGCGACGCCGAGGCTCGCGGCGACCGCCCACGCTTCGAGCGGCGCGTAGCTGCGCCAGGCGCGGCGCACGCACAAGAGCGCCCAGCCCGGCACGAAGAGCATCGCCAGCGTGACGAGCAGGACGCGCAGCTCCGTCGCGGCCGACGGCAGCTCGAGGCTCACGTGCGTCCGGGCGCGTCGCCGCCGTCAAGCACCGCCGTTCACGCCCGTGCGGGCCTGGAAGCGTGCGGCGCGCGCGACGCGGTCCTGGTCCAGTCGAGGCGCACGAAGCAGCGCTCGCGCAGGATGCGCTCGAACTGCTCGGCCGATCCCTGCCACGTCCGCTGCTGCATCTCCGCGGCCGCGGCCCGCCCGAGCTGCTCGCGCTGCGCGGGATCGTCGACCAGACCAATCAGCGCCTGGGCGACGCTCTCGGGCTCCGGCTCGGCGAGGCGGCAGGTCTTGCCGTCGTCGATCATCTCGCGCACGCCCGGCACGTCGGCCTCGACCACCGCGCAGCCGCACGCCATGCCCTGCAGCGGCACCCACGAGATGTTCGCCGACAGCGAGAAGCAGAGCAGGATGTGCGACGCGTTCATCTCGCGCGCGAGATCGGCGTGGCTCAGCACGCCGAGGTTCTCGAACTCGAAGTCGACCTCGCGCAGCTCCTCGTCGCTCGCGCCGAACATCGCGATGCGCACGTCGGGACGCGCTTGCTTGACGCGGCGGAGCGCTTCGATGCCGAGCGGGAAGCCGCGCCGCGGCAGGCTCGGACGCGCGAAGAACAGGATGCGCGTCGGCGCGCCGCGCTCGGCGGGATCGCGCTCGAGGCGGAAGATCGAGTGGTCGACCGCGAAGTCGATCGACAACGCCGGACGCCCCGTCACCTCCTCCATGCGACGCGCGAGCGAGCGGCCGATGGTGATGATCTGCAGCGGCAGCTCGTACGTCGCCTCGGCCCTGCGGTAGAGCGGATCGCGCGCCTCGTAGAACTCCGGCTCGAAGTCCTGCACGAAGTACGCCTTGAACAGCGAGTCCGCGAGCCGGTCGACGGTGTACGCGGTCGGCCAGTTGGTCGCGATCGAGACGTCGGCGGGCAGGATGTGCTGGTGGCCGATCACCGGATCGACCTTCAGCGGACCGAAGTTCTCCTCGAGGAAGCGATGGATCTCCTCCTCGGAGAGCCCTTCGAGGTGCGCGATCGGCTCGACGTAGACGCGCACGCGGTGCCCCGCGGCGCCGAGGTGGTTCGCGAGGCGGAAGATCGTCCAGTAGCCGCCGCCGGTGCCGGCGATCGGCGCGCGCACGATCCAGTTGATGATCAGCGGGCGCTCGACCGCGCCGCGCTTGCGCAGCGACGCGAGCTTCGTGAACAGCCCGGGCGCGGCGGTGGTGGTGCGGTGACGCGCGAGCGCGTCCTCGAGCGCGCGCGCGCCCATCGCCTCGCGCTCGGCGGGATCCTCGACGAGCCGGGCGAGCGCGTCGCGCCAGCCGTCGCGGTCGGGCACCAGGAGCCCGTTGCGCCCGTGCTCGATCACGCGCTCGAAGTCGGGGTGCGCGCTCGCCACGGTCGGCACGCCGACCAGCGCCGCCTCGAGGTACTTGATCGAGCTCTTGCACTCGGTGAACGGGTTGCCCTTCTCGAGCGGTGCGAGGTTGATGTCGACCTTCGCCATCAGCGCGAACAGGCGCTGCCACGGCATCAGCGGCACGTGCGAGTGGCGCGGCCCGAAGCGGCCGAAGGTGCCGCTGACGTCGATGTGGCCGACGGTGAGCAGGCGGACGCCCGGATAGCGATCCATCAGCCAGACGATCGCCTTCTCGGCCTCGGCGAAGTCGCGGCGGTGCGTCGGGGTGCCGCTCAGGTACGCGATCACGACCTCTCCGGTCGACCGGCTCGCCTGCCCGCGCAGCTCGCGAACGCGCCGCGCCTGCGCCGCGAGCTGCACCATGTCGCGGCTCGCGACGTTCTCGTGCACGAGCACCTGGGGGACGAGGCCCTTGGCGCGGCGCGCGAGCGGCTCGGTGGAGACGATCGCGCCGTCGCAACGCTGCAGCGTCGCGCGGTAGCGCTCGAGGCCGCGGCGGTAGAGCTCGCGCTCCTCGCGCGGCTTGCCCTCGAGCGCCGCGACGTAGGGCATCGAGCTCACGTCGAACACCCAGTCGTCGGTGTCGAACACGACCGTGCGGCCGGTGCGGCGCACCTCGCGGATGAAGTGGTCGACGTCGGGACCGAACGGCACGCGGTGCAGGACGAAGTAGCCGTAGGTGCGCAGCGCCCACGAGAGGTTGATCTCGCCGTAGATCGCGACGTCGGCGGTGATGCCGAGGAGCTGCAGCTGCTCCGCGTGGTGGTCGCAGCGGTAGCGCTTGGCGTCGCCCGGACAGCCGCTCAGGAACAGCACCGCCTTGCGCGGCTCGCCGCCGAGCATCGGCGGGCGGCGCGGCTCGAGGCCGAGAAGGCGGCGCGGCAGGTCGCTGAGCTGGCGCGCCGACTCGGCGAGCTGGCGCAGCGGCGCGGTGATCTTCCACGACTTCGAGCGCAGCACCGCGTCGAGGATCGCGCGCGTGTGCTCGATCTGCTCGTGCTGCTGGTGGATGAACGCCTCGTGACCCTCGATCGCTTCGCGCGCGAGGCGCAGCTGCTCCTCGAGGTCGGCGCAACGCGCGAGCGCCTCCTCGTGCGAGAGCTGCGTGCGGGAGCGCTCGCCGTCGCGCAGCGCGTGCTCGCCGGCGCCGAGCAGGACCACGCGCCGCGCCGCCGCCGCGATCGTCGCCTCGTGGCGGGTGTTCTTCGCCGCAATGGCGCCGCCGACCGCGCCGAACACGCGCGCCACCAGCGCCGGCGACGGACCCTTCGGCGCGCGCTCGGCGAGCGCCTGGTTCTCCTCCTCGACCGACTGCAGGCCGGCGTCACGCCGCGCGCTGAGCGGGATCGCGTGGATGTACCGGTACGGCGAGTGCGAGACGTCGCCGTACGCCGCCATGTCGCGGTTGTAGTCCTCGAAGAAGTCGCCGACCTGCGGGTCGAGGTCGAACATGTTGAGGAAGATCAGCATCTGGACGAGCAGCCAGTTGCCGACGTCGTTGGTCGCGAGCCGGCGGAAGCTGCGTCCCGATGCGGTGATCCACTCCTCGAGCCAGGCGCGCGAGGGCAGTCCGTGCTGCAGGTGCTCCTCGAGCCACTGGTGCGGCAGCCCGTCGGTCGAGCGACGGTGGAACTCGCGCAGCGCGTCCTCGGCCTGCTCGATCTCGGGCGTGCGGTACGGCCCGGCGACGATCACCAGCTCGCGCGCGATGCGCACGAGCTCGCTCAGCACGAGCCCGCGGTCACGCTCGGCGACGTGCTCGAGGACGTCGCTGCAGCAGACGACGTCGAACGACCGATCCTCGAACGGCAGCCGGCGAGCGTCGGCGACGGTGTCGACGTCCGAGCCGCGACGCAGGTCGACGACGCGCACGTCGTGCAGGAACTCGCCCATCAGCCCGCCCGACCCGCCGACGTCGAGCACCGTGAAGGGCTCGCCGGACGCGAAGGCCCGGTGGCACAGGCGGGCGATCCACCAGTTGCGGCTGTACGCGTCGGGCGGAATGCGCAGCGGTGGCGTCAAGGGTTCGCGCGCGACGCGCTTCGCCTCGAGCGGAGACGCCTGGCCGAGCCCGTTCATGGCCGACTGCTGGTGCGGCGCAGGTGGTCCCGCCATCGCCCCCTCACGACGCGGTTTCGTTCAGGACAGCCGCATCCGTCCAATGCGCTCGATCGCCTCCTCGACGTTCTCCCGTGAGTTGAACGCGCTCAGCCGGAAGTAGCCCTCCCCCGAAGGCCCGAAGCCGGCACCCGGCGTACCGACGACGTGCGCGCCCTCGAGCAGGCGATCGAAGAACTCCCATGACGAGAGACCGGACGGCGTCCGCAGCCAGATGTACGGCGCGTTCACGCCCCCATACACCGTGAGGCCGGCGCGAGTCAGCCCCTCGCGGATCAAGCGGGCGTTTTCCATGTAGAACTGGATCACCTCGCGCGTCTGCCGCTGGCCCTCGGGCGAGTACACCGCGGCGGCGGCGCGCTGCACCGGGTAGGAGACGCCGTTGAACTTCGTCGTGTGGCGCCGGTTCCACAGCGGGTTCAGCGCGACGCGCTCGCCGGACGCGGTCTGCGCCTTGACGTCCTTCGGCACCACGGTGAAGGCGCAGCGCGTGCCGGTGAAGCCCGCGGTCTTCGAGAAGCTGCGGAACTCGATCGCGACCTCGCGCGCGCCGTCGATCTCGTAGATCGAGTGCGGCAGCGAGGGATCGGAGATGAACGCCTCGTAGGCCGCGTCGAACAGGATCACCGCGCCGGCGCGGTGCGCGTAGTCGACCCAGCGCGCGAGCTGCTCACGCGTCGCCGCAGCGCCGGTCGGGTTGTTCGGCGAGCACAGATAGATGAGGTCGACGCGCTCCTTGGGCAGGTCGGGGACGAAGTCGTTCTCGGCCGTGGCCGGCATGTAGACGATGCCGGCATAGCGGCCGTCCTCGCCCGCGGCACCGGTGCGCCCCGCCATGACGTTGCTGTCGAGGTAGACGGGGTAGACCGGGTCGGTGAGCGCGACGACGTTGTCGGTCGCGAAGATCTCCTGGATGTTCGCGCTGTCGCACTTCGAGCCGTCGGAGACGAACACCTCGTCCTGCGCGATCTCGACGCCGCGCGACGCGTAGTCGTGCTCGCGGATCGCCTCGATCAGGAAGTCGTAGCCCTGCTCCGGGCCGTAGCCGCGGAAGCCGGCGTCGGTGCCCATCTCCTCGACCGCGGCGCGCATGGCGTCGACCACCGCGGGCACGAGCGGACGCGTCACGTCGCCGATGCCGAGCTTGATGACCTTGGCGTCGGGGTTCGCCTTCTGGAACGCCGCGACCCGGCGGCCGATCTCGGGAAAGAGGTAGCCCGCCTTGAGCTTGAGGTAGTTCTCGTTGATGCGCGCCATGACGGCGACGCATATCGGTTGCTCGCGCGGCGCGCTACGCCGCGTGGGATGGCGAGCCGCGGAGGCTCGCGTCGGGCGGGGGAGAGCTGCCGAGGCCCGCGTCGGACGGCGGGCTGCAAAGGCTCGCGCCGGTGGGCGGCGCCGCGGGCTGCGGGCTCCTCGAAGCCCGGCCCACGGCGAGCGCCCACGCGCCGTGCGAAGCGAGCTCGCGGCCCCTTACGGCTCCTGCTCGGGGTGGAACTCGATCGAGTAGTTGACGACCGTCGGCACGGGCAGACCGGTCTGCTCGATCTGCACCGTCGCGGGCCAGGTCGCGATGTAGGTGATGCTCCCGTCGAGGCCCGAGCACCAGCGCGCCCCGCCCGTGATCGTGCAGGTCGGAGCATCCGCGGGGATGAAGCCGTTGACCATCAGCGACACGGTGACGCTGGTATCCGCCCCCAGCGTCGCGTTGGTCCAGGCGCGGAGGTTCTTGAGCTGGCCGTACGGCATCGGGACGGAGACCTTGTCGGCGTCGGTCGAGTAGCCGGCGATCCCCGGGCCGCTGTACACCACACCCGTCGCCGTCGAGATCTCGGCGCCGGTTCCACCGGTGAGCAACGCGTAGCCAGCCCCTGCCGGGCCCGTCGCGCCGGTCGGTCCGGTGGGGCCGGTCGGCCCGGGCTCACCCGCAGGTCCGGCGGGGCCGGGGTCTCCGCTCGGGCCGGGCTCGCCAGCGGGTCCGGCGGGGCCGGGGTCACCCGAAGCGCCCGTGGCCCCGGTCGGCCCGGTGGGACCCGTCGCGCCCGTCGCGCCGGGCGCGCCCTCGAGCGCGAGGACCGCCCACGCGCCCGGGGTCGATTCCGGATCGTTGCCCAGGTTGTCGTCGATCAAGCTCAGGTAGCTCGAGCCGCCGAGGCTGACGGCGTCGTTGACCCGGTAGGTCGTCGACGGCGACCAGACGTCGCGCCAGGCGAAGCCCGTTCGCTCCCAGGTGAAGAGCGTCTCGCCGTCGGGACAGTTCTGCTTCGGTCCGAGCTTGCGCAGGACGTTGATCCGCCCGATGTCGGTCTTGATCTTGGCGACGCAGGTGCGTGCCGGAGCCGGCGGCGGCGGTGGGTCCGAGTCGGCGTACGCGGCCGTCGACAGCGCGACGACCAGACCCATCGCCCAGGGGAGTGCGCGGTTCCTCGTGCTCAAGGTTGATCCCTTCTCGCAGCGTCGCTGCGCCTTGCTCGCAGCGGTGCGCTGCAGAGAGCTCCCCGCTCCATCGGACGAACGCGGCGCGCACGTGAGCACGACCTCGACGTCAAGCATCGCGCATGGTCGACGCGGTACGCGCGCCGCGCGCGAAGTTCCGCGCGCTCGGTGGGCACGTCGCGGGCGGCGCCGTGGGCTCGGGCTCTCCGATCCAGCCCACGGCGCGCCCACGACGTGCGCGCGACGCGTGCTCGCGCGGCCTTACGGGTCCGGCACGTACTCGAGCGAGTAGGTGACGGTCACCGCCTGGCCGTTGGTGGCCGGATCGCCGTCCATCAAGATCGCCACCGAGACGATGTGGTCGTCGCCGATCTCGCGGACGGTCTCCAGATCGTCGCACGAATCCATCCCGAACGAGATGGTGCAGTAGATGGGGTACTGCTCTTGCGTATCGCCGTCCACCACCACCTGGACGAAGATGACGTTGGGCTCGGTGAGCTTCGCGCTCGACCGTGCGCGAAGCTTCTGCAGCTTGCCAGGGCCCAAAGGAACCGAAACCTCGAAGGGGTTCTCCGAGAAGCCGGCGACACCCGGACCGACGAAGACCTGACCCGTCGACGAGTTGACCGTGGAGCCCGTTCCGCCGGTGAGCACCAGGGCGGTGCTCCCGGACGGCGTGTCTTCCGGTGGACGCTCCTCCTTCGGCCCGAGCCTCGGCAGGAGGTTGTCCGTCCTGATCCTCGCGATGCTGGTGCGCGAGGGTTGCTGCTGAGGCGACGGAGGGTCGTCGGCGTACGCAGCCGTCGACAGCACGACGACCAGGCCCATCGCCCATCGGATGGCGCGATCACGCGTACTCACGTGTCCTCCTTTCTCGCAGCGTGCGCTGCGGGCTTGTCACAGCGGTGCACGCTCGAGCGCAGCGGCCGCTGCGAGGAGAGCCCCGGGGTGCATCGGACGAACGCGGCGCGATCGTAAGTCCGAGCTAGCGCAGGCTTCGCATGCTTGACGCCGCGAGGTCGGAGCGATCGCGATCGAGCGCCATCCTCGCGCGCTCTGCGGCAAGGTCGCGATCTTCTTCCGCAGCGCGCGCGCGGGCGGATGCGCGCCGGGCGGAGCCGGCGCGTGCGGCGCATGACGCGTGCTGGGGCGAAGGCCAGCTCGGCCGCGCGACGCCGGCTGGAAGCCGGCTCGGTCACGCGGCGCGGGCGGGCTCCTCCGACCTCACTCGCTGCCGGCGGCGCCGCGCGGCGGCAGCGGCTCGCGCATCGTCACGAGCTCCTCGGCCGCGGTCGGGTGGATGCCGATGGTCGCGTCGAGCTGCGCCTTGGTGGCGCCGCACTTCATCGCCACCGCGAAGCCCTGGATGATCTCGCCCGCCTCGGGTCCGACCATGTGCACGCCGACGACGCGGTCGGTCCGCGGATCGACGAGCAGCTTCATCATCGTCGTCTCGTCGCGTCCGGTGAGGGTGTGCTTGAGCGGTCGGAAGCGCGTGCGGAAGACCGTCACCTCGCCGAGCTCGGCGCGCGCCTCGGCCTCGGTCATGCCGACCGCCGCGACGTTCGGGTGGCTGAAGACCGCGGACGGCACGTCGCGATGGTCGGGCTTGGTCGGCTTGCCGCCGAACAACGTCGCCGCGACCGCCGCGCCCTCGTGGATTGCGACCGGCGTCAAGTTGATCCGGTCGGTGACGTCGCCGACGGCATAGATGCTCGGCACCGACGAGCACGAGTACTCGTCGACCAGCACGGCGCCGGCGGGATCGAGCTTGACGCCCGCCTCCTCGAGCCCGAGGCCGCGCGTGTTCGGCACGCGTCCGGTCGCCATCAGAACCTGATCGACCTCGAGCACGCTGCCGTCGGTGAGCGTCGCACAGAGCGTCGAGCCGCGCCGCTCGACCGCCGCGAGCTGCACGCCGAAGCGCAGATCGATGCCCTGCTTGCGCATCTCCTCGGCGAGCACGCTGCGCACGTCGTCGTCGAAGCCGCGCAGGAAGAGGTCGCCGCGGTAGATCTGCACGACGTGCGCGCCCAGGCCGTGCAGGATCCCGGCGAACTCGACCGCGATGTAGCCGCCGCCGACGATCAGCACGCGTCGCGGCAGCTCCGGCAGGAAGAAGATCTCGTTCGAGGTGATGGTCAGCTCGCAGCCGGGTCCCGAGGGGACGAACGGGATCGAGCCGGTCGCGACCAGGATGTAGCGCGCGGTGACGCGTCGGCCGTCGACCTCGACGGTGTGCGGGT from Candidatus Binatia bacterium carries:
- a CDS encoding glycosyltransferase, with the translated sequence MAGPPAPHQQSAMNGLGQASPLEAKRVAREPLTPPLRIPPDAYSRNWWIARLCHRAFASGEPFTVLDVGGSGGLMGEFLHDVRVVDLRRGSDVDTVADARRLPFEDRSFDVVCCSDVLEHVAERDRGLVLSELVRIARELVIVAGPYRTPEIEQAEDALREFHRRSTDGLPHQWLEEHLQHGLPSRAWLEEWITASGRSFRRLATNDVGNWLLVQMLIFLNMFDLDPQVGDFFEDYNRDMAAYGDVSHSPYRYIHAIPLSARRDAGLQSVEEENQALAERAPKGPSPALVARVFGAVGGAIAAKNTRHEATIAAAARRVVLLGAGEHALRDGERSRTQLSHEEALARCADLEEQLRLAREAIEGHEAFIHQQHEQIEHTRAILDAVLRSKSWKITAPLRQLAESARQLSDLPRRLLGLEPRRPPMLGGEPRKAVLFLSGCPGDAKRYRCDHHAEQLQLLGITADVAIYGEINLSWALRTYGYFVLHRVPFGPDVDHFIREVRRTGRTVVFDTDDWVFDVSSMPYVAALEGKPREERELYRRGLERYRATLQRCDGAIVSTEPLARRAKGLVPQVLVHENVASRDMVQLAAQARRVRELRGQASRSTGEVVIAYLSGTPTHRRDFAEAEKAIVWLMDRYPGVRLLTVGHIDVSGTFGRFGPRHSHVPLMPWQRLFALMAKVDINLAPLEKGNPFTECKSSIKYLEAALVGVPTVASAHPDFERVIEHGRNGLLVPDRDGWRDALARLVEDPAEREAMGARALEDALARHRTTTAAPGLFTKLASLRKRGAVERPLIINWIVRAPIAGTGGGYWTIFRLANHLGAAGHRVRVYVEPIAHLEGLSEEEIHRFLEENFGPLKVDPVIGHQHILPADVSIATNWPTAYTVDRLADSLFKAYFVQDFEPEFYEARDPLYRRAEATYELPLQIITIGRSLARRMEEVTGRPALSIDFAVDHSIFRLERDPAERGAPTRILFFARPSLPRRGFPLGIEALRRVKQARPDVRIAMFGASDEELREVDFEFENLGVLSHADLAREMNASHILLCFSLSANISWVPLQGMACGCAVVEADVPGVREMIDDGKTCRLAEPEPESVAQALIGLVDDPAQREQLGRAAAAEMQQRTWQGSAEQFERILRERCFVRLDWTRTASRAPHASRPARA
- a CDS encoding LL-diaminopimelate aminotransferase; this encodes MARINENYLKLKAGYLFPEIGRRVAAFQKANPDAKVIKLGIGDVTRPLVPAVVDAMRAAVEEMGTDAGFRGYGPEQGYDFLIEAIREHDYASRGVEIAQDEVFVSDGSKCDSANIQEIFATDNVVALTDPVYPVYLDSNVMAGRTGAAGEDGRYAGIVYMPATAENDFVPDLPKERVDLIYLCSPNNPTGAAATREQLARWVDYAHRAGAVILFDAAYEAFISDPSLPHSIYEIDGAREVAIEFRSFSKTAGFTGTRCAFTVVPKDVKAQTASGERVALNPLWNRRHTTKFNGVSYPVQRAAAAVYSPEGQRQTREVIQFYMENARLIREGLTRAGLTVYGGVNAPYIWLRTPSGLSSWEFFDRLLEGAHVVGTPGAGFGPSGEGYFRLSAFNSRENVEEAIERIGRMRLS
- a CDS encoding collagen-like protein, which gives rise to MSTRNRALPWAMGLVVALSTAAYADSDPPPPPAPARTCVAKIKTDIGRINVLRKLGPKQNCPDGETLFTWERTGFAWRDVWSPSTTYRVNDAVSLGGSSYLSLIDDNLGNDPESTPGAWAVLALEGAPGATGATGPTGPTGATGASGDPGPAGPAGEPGPSGDPGPAGPAGEPGPTGPTGPTGATGPAGAGYALLTGGTGAEISTATGVVYSGPGIAGYSTDADKVSVPMPYGQLKNLRAWTNATLGADTSVTVSLMVNGFIPADAPTCTITGGARWCSGLDGSITYIATWPATVQIEQTGLPVPTVVNYSIEFHPEQEP
- the gor gene encoding glutathione-disulfide reductase; the encoded protein is MAEYDYDLFTIGAGSGGVRASRMAASYGARVAVAEDKRLGGTCVNVGCIPKKLLFYAAHYGVDFRDAAAYGWTVPPPRFDWATLIANKDREIARLNGVYGDILKRHGVEILHGRARVLDPHTVEVDGRRVTARYILVATGSIPFVPSGPGCELTITSNEIFFLPELPRRVLIVGGGYIAVEFAGILHGLGAHVVQIYRGDLFLRGFDDDVRSVLAEEMRKQGIDLRFGVQLAAVERRGSTLCATLTDGSVLEVDQVLMATGRVPNTRGLGLEEAGVKLDPAGAVLVDEYSCSSVPSIYAVGDVTDRINLTPVAIHEGAAVAATLFGGKPTKPDHRDVPSAVFSHPNVAAVGMTEAEARAELGEVTVFRTRFRPLKHTLTGRDETTMMKLLVDPRTDRVVGVHMVGPEAGEIIQGFAVAMKCGATKAQLDATIGIHPTAAEELVTMREPLPPRGAAGSE